The genome window CTGCAGCGAGCTGCGATCTACGCCGGTAAACAGGGTAAATTTCAGGCTGGAAGACCCACTGTTGATCACCAGCAGGTTGTCGCGGCCGGTCGTCATGCCGGACTAGATGTTGTACATCGGGTGCCCGGTACTCATATGCATCCAGTACACCGTATCGAACATAAGCCACTGGACGAAGATAAAACCGACAATGGCCAACAGCGCCATGATGATGGCAGCGAGTACAGCATCACCAAAACGCTCGACCTCGAATCCCGGCACGATGGCGGCAGTGAGTTTCAGCATCACTGCGTTGATCAGGAGGGCAAACAGGCCGAATGTGAATACCGTAAGCGGTAACGTGAGAAACCAGAGGATTGGCCGGATCACCGCGTTGAAAATGCCCAGTACCAGGGCCGCCAGTAGCAGGCTGCCGGCCGAATCTGCCTTTACGCCACCCACCATGAGTGTTACCAGCCAGAGTCCCAGCGCGGTTATCAGCCATATCACCAGAAACCCGACTAACATTTTTCCTGCTCCTGTGAATTTCGGTGCATTTTGCCTGCTCCTTTCTGGTGGGGCTGTAACCTGGGTGACAACGCCACAGGATGATCGGTGGTAGATTG of Thiogranum longum contains these proteins:
- a CDS encoding phage holin family protein, giving the protein MLVGFLVIWLITALGLWLVTLMVGGVKADSAGSLLLAALVLGIFNAVIRPILWFLTLPLTVFTFGLFALLINAVMLKLTAAIVPGFEVERFGDAVLAAIIMALLAIVGFIFVQWLMFDTVYWMHMSTGHPMYNI